Proteins from a genomic interval of Neodiprion lecontei isolate iyNeoLeco1 chromosome 2, iyNeoLeco1.1, whole genome shotgun sequence:
- the LOC107219501 gene encoding uncharacterized protein LOC107219501, producing the protein MPSRSINVVINCRISRDRHGLFSEAQSPLPDTLYRMFPVGWSGYNRAFTWWAEEKSIPEFLATKVRNAQTEQTRDSDRTNR; encoded by the exons ATGCCATCACGCAG TATCAATGTGGTGATAAACTGTCGAATCTCGCGGGACAGACATGGACTATTTTCAGAAGCGCAGTCACCGCTACCGGACACGCTATATCGAAT GTTTCCCGTTGGATGGTCAGGATACAATCGTGCGTTCACTTGGTGGGCAGAAGAGAAGTCTATACCTGAATTTCTTGCAACTAAAGTTAGAAACGCACAGACCGAACAAACTAGGGATAGCGATAGAACAAACCGATAG
- the LOC107219502 gene encoding zinc finger and BTB domain-containing protein 49, producing the protein MMGRSKCPNCGENTNASSSRLIEDACGHRKCRICLVDEEDGCKTCQNTPHIQKIGNFDYPVCSSQLESMPLDSSVSKPRSEKEETPSQPLELVMNKMPDHDRVQFDEQDSCESKSSGRQSEWVDDQNISAENIPGILNLNHNNSAALAQRYVTSETGFDAGEQMTELQAPVILQTHAQKMEPLELVTDVRFSPKTENNRQNMPPQIRNRIEKNDETIDIPEREESKKVKGRKNSKLKRSHISIIPGPQESYRCNICGKTFKSTTAQRYHDSCLTGIKPYKCTICDRSFVKQSHFQYHERTHTGYKPFKCSFCGKAFPQRNKLNRHLHCHQDEKRYKCSICEKRYSSQNDLKSHMNVHTGVMPYTCQICKKSFREATNLTRHMHTHSNERPHMCEQCGKSFKDKSLLVRHRRTHGKERPFSCSDCSKVFLSKSELSRHLAVHSDDKPFPCQFCSTVFRRKDNLNRHMRHHHSEDQTSMSENKTKNGEDETRPVKLKPAITSKPKTKPKGKPRAISAVLPKSPCKMSLHYLNSHAQIDSQLDCRSNVTPVIRTTSELSNAVPVINGPISIKRPEEKMNSPKKAFTHTEPIPLAEAVVINRRIEEKLYPKTNLNHDCYFQSDFCNRIDRHSVHKIIPLRPNTSNKPMTVGKIQSPERSQFEGQPKKTQPSLPEKLLFSENQITQLETVKTLTECHDTKGMNMPRHTVPKKRAIDQLKSKPITDYSSKFLTVFLPETLSSTTKCEPERANCVPTITKARCANSRNDLRESNLSTACGPDNFASNEINVIHIEGVEKSSNVKKLSDIHWRRRTSEILRPRIHGFNSYINCQLSKLEMPNELTDVKMVGARK; encoded by the exons atGATGGGACGAAGTAAGTGTCCGAACTGTGGAGAAAATACAAACGCATCATCTTCGCGCCTTATCGAAGATGCCTGTGGCCACAGGAAATGTCGAATTTGTCTCGTCGATGAGGAGGACGGATGTAAGACTTGCCAGAATACGCCACACATTCAGAAGATTGGCAACTTTG ACTATCCAGTATGCTCCTCCCAACTGGAATCTATGCCTCTGGATTCCAGTGTATCTAAACCCCGTTCTGAGAAAGAAGAAACTCCCTCGCAGCCTCTGGAACTTGTGATGAACAAGATGCCAGACCATGATCGAGTTCAATTTGATGAGCAAGATTCGTGTGAATCGAAGAGTTCTGGTCGCCAATCGGAATGGGTTGATGATCAGAATATAAGTGCTGAAAATATTCCAGGAATATTGAACTTGAATCACAACAACTCTGCGGCTTTGGCGCAGCGATATGTTACATCTGAaacag GGTTTGATGCTGGCGAGCAAATGACAGAACTCCAAGCACCTGTTATCCTCCAAACTCATGCCCAAAAAATGGAACCACTGGAACTAGTCACCGACGTACGATTCTCTCCAAAAACCGAAAACAACCGTCAGAACATGCCACCTCAGATAAGAaatagaatcgaaaaaaat GATGAAACGATCGATATTCCTGAACGAGAAGAATCAAAAAAAGTAAAGGGACGCAAGAATAGTAAGCTGAAAAGAAGTCATATATCCATTATACCAGGGCCACAAGAGTCGTACAGGTGTAACATATGCGGAAAAACTTTTAAGAGTACTACGGCACAGAGATATCACGATTCCTGTCTCACTGGGATAAAACCGTACAAGTGTACCATATGCGATAGAAGTTTTGTTAAGCAGTCACACTTTCAGTATCATGAACGAACTCACACCGGCTACAAACCTTTCAAATGTTCATTCTGTGGAAAAGCATTTCCGCAGCGTAATAAACTTAACAGGCATCTTCATTGCCACCAAG ATGAAAAACGTTACAAATGTTCCATTTGCGAGAAACGATATAGCAGTCAAAATGACTTGAAGAGTCACATGAACGTCCATACAGGCGTTATGCCATATACATGCCAAATTTGCAAGAAATCGTTTCGCGAGGCAACCAATTTGACACGTCACATGCATACGCATTCTA ATGAACGACCTCATATGTGTGAACAATGTGGAAAGAGCTTCAAAGATAAAAGCTTGCTGGTTCGTCACAGGCGTACACATGGAAAGGAGCGCCCATTTTCATGCTCAGACTGCTCTAAAGTATTTCTATCCAAAAGTGAGCTGAGTCGGCATCTCGCAGTGCATTCCG ACGACAAGCCGTTTCCTTGCCAGTTTTGTAGCACTGTATTCAGACGAAAGGACAATCTTAATCGGCATATGAGACATCATCATTCGGAGGATCAAACCTCAATGTCGgaaaacaaaactaaaaaCGGGGAGGACGAGACTCGGCCGGTGAAATTAAAGCCAGCTATTACTTCTAAACCAAAAACGAAACCAAAAGGAAAGCCGCGAGCCATTTCGGCTGTGTTACCAAAGAGTCCGTGCAAAATGTCACTTCATTATCTAAATTCCCATGCGCAAATTGACTCTCAATTGGATTGCAGAAGTAATGTTACACCGGTTATAAGGACGACTAGTGAGTTGAGTAATGCTGTGCCTGTAATCAATGGACCAATTAGTATCAAACGACCAGAAGAGAAGATGAATTCTCCAAAAAAAGCTTTCACTCATACAGAACCAATTCCACTGGCCGAAGCAGTCGTTATAAACCGTAGAATCGAAGAAAAGTTATATCCCAAAACAAATTTAAATCACGACTGTTATTTCCAATCTGACTTTTGCAACAGGATTGACAGACATTCGGTTCACAAGATAATACCCCTCCGACCAAATACTTCCAACAAACCAATGACAGTTGGCAAGATTCAGAGCCCTGAAAGATCACAATTCGAAGGTCAGCCTAAAAAAACGCAGCCTTCTCTACCTGAGAAGCTGCTTTTTTCGGAAAATCAAATTACGCAGCTTGAAACAGTTAAAACATTGACTGAATGTCACGATACAAAAGGCATGAACATGCCAAGGCATACAGTTCCAAAAAAACGTGCAATAGATCAGTTGAAATCAAAACCTATAACTGATTACTCTTCGAAATTCCTAACAGTATTTTTACCGGAAACTCTGTCAAGCACAACCAAGTGTGAACCAGAGAGAGCTAATTGTGTACCTACAATTACAAAAGCTAGATGTGCAAATAGCAGGAATGACTTGAGAGAGTCTAATTTATCCACCGCATGTGGCCCAGATAACTTTGCatcgaatgaaattaatgTAATACATATAGAAGGTGTAGAAAAGTCGTCGAATGTTAAGAAATTGAGCGATATACATTGGAGACGGAGGACATCGGAGATACTAAGACCTCGCATCCATGGATTCAATTCTTACATAAATTGTCAATTGTCTAAATTAGAAATGCCCAACGAATTGACTGATGTAAAAATGGTAGGGgctagaaaataa